The Ovis canadensis isolate MfBH-ARS-UI-01 breed Bighorn chromosome 13, ARS-UI_OviCan_v2, whole genome shotgun sequence genome includes a region encoding these proteins:
- the ARFRP1 gene encoding ADP-ribosylation factor-related protein 1 isoform X2: MYTLLSGLYKYMFQKDEYCVLILGLDNAGKTTFLEQSKTRFNKNYKGMSLSKITTTVGLNIGTVDVGKARLMFWDLGGQEELQSLWDKYYAECHGVIYVIDSTDEERLSESKQAFGGWSQARRWTVSPSWCWPISRMLRLASPSLTSRLRSVTVPPRSAGGTA, encoded by the exons ATGTACACGCTGCTGTCGGGCCTATACAAGTACATGTTCCAGAAGGACGAGTACTGCGTCCTGATCCTGGGTCTGGACAACGCCGGGAAGACG ACCTTCTTGGAGCAGTCAAAGACCCGATTCAACAAGAACTACAAGGGGATGAGTCTGTCCAAAATCACTACCACCGTGGGCCTAAACA TCGGCACTGTGGACGTGGGAAAGGCCCGCCTGATGTTCTGGGACttgggggggcaggaggagctgcAGTCTCTGTGGGACAAG TACTATGCAGAGTGTCACGGCGTCATCTATGTCATCGACTCCACAGACGAGGAGCGGCTGTCTGAGTCCAAACAGGCGTTTGGTGG ATGGTCACAAGCGAGGCGCTGGACGGTGTCCCCATCCTGGTGCTGGCCAATAAGCAGGATGTTGAG acttgcctctccaTCCCTGACATCAAGACTGCGTTCAGTGACTGTGCCTCCAAGATCGGCAGGCGGGACTGCCTGA
- the ARFRP1 gene encoding ADP-ribosylation factor-related protein 1 isoform X1, translating to MYTLLSGLYKYMFQKDEYCVLILGLDNAGKTTFLEQSKTRFNKNYKGMSLSKITTTVGLNIGTVDVGKARLMFWDLGGQEELQSLWDKYYAECHGVIYVIDSTDEERLSESKQAFGGDVGTCVEADEGRSLPPLCPPQRRWSQARRWTVSPSWCWPISRMLRLASPSLTSRLRSVTVPPRSAGGTA from the exons ATGTACACGCTGCTGTCGGGCCTATACAAGTACATGTTCCAGAAGGACGAGTACTGCGTCCTGATCCTGGGTCTGGACAACGCCGGGAAGACG ACCTTCTTGGAGCAGTCAAAGACCCGATTCAACAAGAACTACAAGGGGATGAGTCTGTCCAAAATCACTACCACCGTGGGCCTAAACA TCGGCACTGTGGACGTGGGAAAGGCCCGCCTGATGTTCTGGGACttgggggggcaggaggagctgcAGTCTCTGTGGGACAAG TACTATGCAGAGTGTCACGGCGTCATCTATGTCATCGACTCCACAGACGAGGAGCGGCTGTCTGAGTCCAAACAGGCGTTTGGTGG GGATGTGGGGACCTGTGTGGAGGCGGATGAAGGGCGCTCACTGCCGCCTCTCTGCCCGCCCCAGAGAAGATGGTCACAAGCGAGGCGCTGGACGGTGTCCCCATCCTGGTGCTGGCCAATAAGCAGGATGTTGAG acttgcctctccaTCCCTGACATCAAGACTGCGTTCAGTGACTGTGCCTCCAAGATCGGCAGGCGGGACTGCCTGA
- the ARFRP1 gene encoding ADP-ribosylation factor-related protein 1 isoform X3: MYTLLSGLYKYMFQKDEYCVLILGLDNAGKTTFLEQSKTRFNKNYKGMSLSKITTTVGLNIGTVDVGKARLMFWDLGGQEELQSLWDKYYAECHGVIYVIDSTDEERLSESKQAFEKMVTSEALDGVPILVLANKQDVETCLSIPDIKTAFSDCASKIGRRDCLTQACSALTGKGVREGIEWMVKCVVRNVHRPPRQRDIT, from the exons ATGTACACGCTGCTGTCGGGCCTATACAAGTACATGTTCCAGAAGGACGAGTACTGCGTCCTGATCCTGGGTCTGGACAACGCCGGGAAGACG ACCTTCTTGGAGCAGTCAAAGACCCGATTCAACAAGAACTACAAGGGGATGAGTCTGTCCAAAATCACTACCACCGTGGGCCTAAACA TCGGCACTGTGGACGTGGGAAAGGCCCGCCTGATGTTCTGGGACttgggggggcaggaggagctgcAGTCTCTGTGGGACAAG TACTATGCAGAGTGTCACGGCGTCATCTATGTCATCGACTCCACAGACGAGGAGCGGCTGTCTGAGTCCAAACAGGCGTTTG AGAAGATGGTCACAAGCGAGGCGCTGGACGGTGTCCCCATCCTGGTGCTGGCCAATAAGCAGGATGTTGAG acttgcctctccaTCCCTGACATCAAGACTGCGTTCAGTGACTGTGCCTCCAAGATCGGCAGGCGGGACTGCCTGACCCAGGCCTGCTCGGCCCTCACAGG CAAGGGGGTGCGCGAGGGCATCGAGTGGATGGTGAAGTGCGTCGTGCGGAATGTGCACCGGCCGCCACGGCAACGGGACATCACGTAG
- the ZGPAT gene encoding zinc finger CCCH-type with G patch domain-containing protein — protein sequence MDEESLQTALRTYDAQLQQVELALGAGLDPSELADLRQLQGDLKELIELTEASLVSVRKSKLLAALDGERPVQEDAEPLAFQNAIVETAEVPVAPGAELETVPSRETGPGPTEPGQEEDDGEDEEGGAALSGRKVNAPYYSAWGTLEYHNAMVVGTEEADDGSPGVRVLYLYPTHKSLKPCPFFLEGKCRFQENCRFSHGQVVSVDELRPFQDPDLSSLQAGSACLAKRQDGLWYPARITDVDSGYYTVKFDSLLLKEAVVEGDSILPPLRTDPAGSSDSDGSDADDPSYARVVEPGAANPGTCSSAFAGWEVHTRGIGSRLLAKMGYEFGKGLGRRADGRVEPIHAVVLPRGKSLDQCAEILQKRTRAGQAGVSKPPKCRSRGSGPGGRPPPRSVFDFLNEKLKGGAPGAPEVGAAPPGRSGKEVYHASRSTKRALSLRLLQTEEKIEQTQRAIRGIQEALARNAGRHSVTTAQLQEKLAGAQRQLGQLRAQEAGLQREQRKADTHKKMTEF from the exons ATGGACGAGGAGAGCCTGCAGACCGCCCTCCGGACCTACGACGCGCAGCTGCAGCAGGTGGAGCTGGCCCTGGGCGCTGGCCTGGATCCCTCGGAACTGGCCGACCTGCGCCAGCTGCAGGGGGATCTGAAGGAGCTGATCGAGCTCACTGAGGCCAGCCTGGTGTCTGTCAGGAAGAGCAAGCTGCTGGCGGCGCTGGATGGAGAGCGCCCAGTCCAGGAGGATGCTGAGCCTTTGGCTTTCCAAAATGCCATCGTGGAGACGGCGGAGGTGCCAGTAGCCCCCGGGGCAGAACTGGAGACTGTTCCTTCGAGAGAGACTGGGCCAGGACCCACGGAGCCTGGGCAGGAGGAGGACGACGGGGAGGACGAGGAGGGCGGGGCAGCACTGAGTGGAAGAAAGGTGAACGCCCCCTACTACAGTGCCTGGGGCACCCTGGAGTATCACAACGCCATGGTAGTGGGCACCGAGGAGGCGGACGACGGCTCCCCGGGCGTGCGCGTACTCTATCTCTACCCCACTCACAAGTCCCTGAAGCCCTGCCCGTTCTTCCTGGAGGGGAAGTGCCGCTTCCAGGAAAACTGCAG GTTCTCGCACGGGCAGGTAGTCTCAGTGGATGAGCTGCGCCCCTTCCAGGACCCGGACCTGAGCTCCCTGCAGGCTGGCTCTGCGTGTCTGGCCAAGCGGCAGGATGGTCTGTGGTACCCAGCACGGATCACTG ATGTAGACAGCGGCTACTACACAGTCAAGTTTGACTCTCTGCTGTTGAAAGAGGCTGTGGTAGAAGGGGACAGCATCCTGCCCCCACTGCGCACAGATCCTGCAGGGTCCTCTGACTCAGACGGCAGCGATGCAGACGACCCCAGCTATGCTCGAG TGGTGGAACCTGGTGCTGCCAACCCCGGGACCTGCAGCTCCGCTTTTGCCGGCTGGGAGGTACACACGCGGGGCATTGGCTCCAGACTCCTCGCCAAGATGGGCTATGAGTTTGGCAAGG GTCTGGGCCGTCGTGCAGACGGCCGGGTGGAGCCCATCCATGCTGTGGTGCTGCCACGTGGGAAGTCACTAGACCAGTGTGCAGAAATCCTGCAGAAGAGAACCCGGGCTGGCCAGGCTGGTGTCAGCAAGCCCCCAAAGTGCCGGAGCAGAGGGAGTGGACCTGGGGGCCGCCCACCTCCTCGCAGTGTGTTCGACTTCCTGAATGAGAAGCTGAAAGGCGGGGCTCCAGGGGCCCCAGAGGTGGGGGCGGCACCCCCCGGGAGGAGTGGCAAGGAGGTATACCATGCCAGCAGGAGTACCAAACGGGCCCTGAGCCTGCGGCTCCTCCAGACCGAGGAGAAGATTGAGCAGACCCAGCGAGCCATCCGGGGCATCCAGGAGGCCCTTGCCCGCAACGCTGGCCG GCACAGTGTGACAACGGCCCAGCTGCAGGAGAAGCTGGCAGGGGCCCAGCGGCAGCTGGGGCAGCTCCGGGCCCAGGAGGCAGGCTTGCAGCGGGAACAGAGGAAGGCCGACACTCACAAGAAGATGACTGAGTTCTAG